A window from Pseudomonas moraviensis encodes these proteins:
- a CDS encoding cytochrome ubiquinol oxidase subunit I — protein MEPVDSALMAARAQFAITISFHIVLAAFSIGLANFLMVLEAFWLRTGRQVYLDVYRYWLKVFALNVAVGTASGLILEYQFGLNWSRLSVQAGDILGPLMFYEVMAAFFIEAGFLGIMLFGLKKVGARLHFFATCAVALGSLISAFWILSANSWMHTPAGYAMGAEGRFVAEDWWAIIFNPSFPYRLVHMLLAVFIGSATLIAGISGWQLREASENPRARLQFSMALWVIAVLMPVQLVVGDLHGRHSLHAQPQKVAAIEGSWTRPAPGAGEPLRLFAWPDMDERRNHWEVAIPRIGSLYLHHDLTGTIAALDEFPAEDIPPVAPVFFAFRLMVGLGLLMLGQGVVSLILRRSNRLYTARGWLGACVLLAPAGFLAMLSGWVVTEVGRQPFTVYGLMRTADSLSSVSRAQVVGSTWLILLFYLLVFGIGLWVLLRLLREPPQPDQPGPQPTLADETGH, from the coding sequence ATGGAGCCTGTCGATTCGGCCCTGATGGCGGCCCGCGCCCAGTTTGCGATCACGATCAGCTTCCATATCGTGCTGGCGGCGTTCAGCATCGGTCTGGCGAATTTCCTCATGGTGCTGGAAGCGTTCTGGTTAAGGACCGGGCGCCAGGTTTATCTGGATGTTTATCGCTACTGGCTCAAGGTGTTTGCGCTGAACGTTGCGGTGGGCACGGCGTCGGGATTGATTCTGGAATACCAGTTCGGCCTCAATTGGTCTCGGCTGTCAGTGCAGGCTGGCGATATCCTCGGCCCGCTGATGTTCTACGAGGTGATGGCGGCGTTTTTCATCGAAGCGGGATTTCTCGGCATCATGTTGTTCGGCCTGAAGAAGGTCGGTGCGCGTCTGCACTTTTTCGCAACGTGCGCGGTGGCGCTGGGCTCGCTGATCAGCGCGTTCTGGATCCTTTCCGCCAATTCCTGGATGCACACCCCCGCCGGCTATGCGATGGGCGCCGAAGGGCGTTTCGTCGCCGAGGATTGGTGGGCGATCATTTTCAATCCGTCGTTTCCGTATCGTCTGGTGCACATGCTGCTCGCGGTGTTCATCGGCAGTGCGACGCTGATTGCCGGCATCAGCGGCTGGCAGTTGCGCGAAGCGTCAGAAAACCCGCGCGCTCGGCTGCAATTCTCCATGGCGCTGTGGGTGATCGCCGTGCTGATGCCAGTGCAGCTTGTCGTCGGTGATCTGCACGGTCGGCACAGTCTCCACGCTCAGCCGCAGAAAGTGGCGGCCATCGAAGGCTCGTGGACGCGGCCGGCGCCGGGGGCAGGGGAGCCGCTGCGGCTGTTCGCCTGGCCGGATATGGACGAGCGGCGCAATCATTGGGAAGTCGCCATTCCACGCATCGGCTCCCTGTATTTGCATCACGATTTGACTGGCACCATCGCCGCGCTTGATGAATTCCCGGCTGAGGACATCCCGCCCGTGGCGCCAGTATTTTTCGCGTTTCGGCTGATGGTCGGCCTGGGGCTGCTGATGCTCGGTCAGGGCGTGGTCAGCCTGATCCTTCGCCGGAGCAATCGCCTGTATACAGCGCGCGGATGGCTGGGTGCTTGCGTGCTATTGGCGCCAGCCGGGTTTCTGGCGATGCTCAGTGGCTGGGTGGTTACTGAAGTGGGGCGACAGCCGTTTACGGTCTATGGGCTGATGCGTACGGCTGACAGTCTGTCGTCAGTGTCCAGGGCGCAAGTCGTCGGCTCGACCTGGTTGATCCTGCTGTTTTATCTGTTGGTCTTCGGTATCGGCCTGTGGGTGTTGCTGCGCCTGTTGCGCGAGCCGCCGCAGCCCGATCAACCGGGGCCGCAGCCGACCCTTGCCGACGAAACCGGGCACTGA
- the cydB gene encoding cytochrome d ubiquinol oxidase subunit II, which yields MDTDWLTLLCAAALAFSVMNYVLLDGTDLGVGMLMGLTSCSQQRRAMAVTILPVWDANETWLVLGGGGLLALFPLAYAILLPALYVPFIVMFLALIARAMALEFRDYAANERRKRIVDGVLALASLLTGFVQGMVLGTLVQGVAHQDGQYIGDGRDWLNPFPVFCGLVLVLGYLCLGTCWLYWRTEDELQRRSARQARVLALVVVALLMVLIGWTATLQPQYARRLASIWLWLPAGMVISALAMVFINGLRSRFDCVPLFAALGVFILAFALMLVALYPFIVPPDLTLSEAASGPTSQIFMLVGFAVLIPITLAYNTFGFRVFSGKVRVAEHS from the coding sequence ATGGACACGGACTGGCTGACGCTATTGTGCGCCGCCGCGCTGGCATTCTCGGTAATGAACTACGTATTGCTCGACGGCACCGATCTGGGCGTCGGCATGCTGATGGGGCTCACAAGTTGCAGCCAGCAACGGCGGGCCATGGCGGTGACGATTCTGCCGGTGTGGGACGCCAACGAGACCTGGCTGGTGCTCGGCGGTGGTGGGCTGCTGGCGTTGTTTCCGCTGGCGTACGCGATTCTGCTGCCGGCGCTGTATGTGCCTTTCATCGTGATGTTTCTCGCCTTGATCGCACGCGCCATGGCGTTGGAGTTCCGCGACTACGCAGCGAACGAACGGCGCAAAAGAATCGTCGACGGCGTACTGGCGCTGGCTTCGTTGCTGACCGGATTTGTTCAGGGCATGGTGCTTGGCACTCTCGTGCAGGGCGTTGCGCATCAGGACGGTCAGTACATTGGCGATGGCCGCGACTGGCTGAACCCGTTCCCGGTGTTTTGCGGTCTGGTGCTGGTGCTGGGTTATCTCTGCCTGGGGACGTGCTGGTTGTACTGGCGCACCGAGGATGAACTGCAACGACGCTCGGCGCGTCAGGCCCGCGTGCTGGCGCTGGTCGTCGTGGCGTTACTGATGGTGCTGATCGGTTGGACGGCAACGTTGCAGCCGCAATACGCCCGGCGGCTTGCCAGTATCTGGCTGTGGCTGCCAGCGGGGATGGTCATCAGCGCTTTAGCGATGGTGTTCATCAATGGTTTGCGCAGCCGCTTCGATTGCGTGCCGCTGTTCGCCGCACTGGGCGTCTTCATCCTGGCCTTCGCACTGATGCTGGTCGCTCTGTATCCCTTCATCGTTCCGCCGGATCTGACCTTGAGCGAAGCCGCTTCCGGCCCGACCAGCCAGATCTTCATGCTGGTCGGTTTCGCCGTGCTGATCCCGATCACTCTGGCCTACAACACCTTCGGCTTTCGCGTATTCAGCGGCAAGGTTCGAGTTGCCGAGCACAGTTGA
- a CDS encoding VOC family protein: MFSYLFIGANDVERSAAFYKAILTPLGYRHDREEHYCFYLPDCLDKSNGPGSVHISKPFNGERATPGNGMMPAFRADSRQKVDQVHRAGVDSGGTDEGPPGTREAYTPDFYVAYLRDPEGNKLAVFYSG; encoded by the coding sequence ATGTTCAGTTATCTGTTTATCGGCGCCAACGATGTCGAGCGTTCGGCGGCTTTTTACAAGGCGATCCTGACGCCGCTTGGCTACCGGCATGATCGCGAAGAGCATTACTGTTTCTACCTGCCTGATTGCCTCGACAAGTCCAACGGCCCCGGCAGCGTACACATTTCAAAACCTTTCAATGGCGAGCGAGCAACTCCGGGCAACGGCATGATGCCGGCGTTTCGCGCCGACTCCCGGCAAAAGGTCGATCAGGTGCACAGGGCGGGGGTGGACAGCGGCGGCACCGACGAAGGCCCACCGGGCACTCGCGAGGCCTACACGCCGGACTTTTATGTGGCCTATTTGCGCGACCCTGAAGGCAACAAGCTTGCTGTGTTCTACAGCGGCTGA